In Labrus bergylta chromosome 1, fLabBer1.1, whole genome shotgun sequence, one genomic interval encodes:
- the klf3 gene encoding Krueppel-like factor 3 produces the protein MLMYDYPLKTDMETSFYSSLVKTPEQYGVIFSHPAHLYHPSHMHAFAQSQPHTQMEPVDLSVSKRSSSSSSASSSPPCSSASSPASSSRSSPLSPYCSASRASPHCSPQHSQLRSSPSHSLPNPSLPYPTMVAPLIGSGSGVIQRSGVMVSPVMVPLSVLYSSPLHLHQSIMVSPQVASEEEHHRSREHKSVHCAKPLELRGDTHDLHKPIKTEPRPELAHDLHSSHEMKSSVIRIPHEYGGNNPSVIVHSGSQHPLPPDSPDTLKKRRIHRCDFSGCNKVYTKSSHLKAHRRTHTGEKPYKCMWEGCTWKFARSDELTRHFRKHTGVKPFQCPDCERSFSRSDHLALHKKRHLLV, from the exons tCCTTCTACTCATCGTTAGTGAAAACCCCGGAGCAGTACGGAGTCATCTTCTCCCATCCCGCCCACCTCTACCACCCCTCGCACATGCACGCCTTCGCTCAGTCCCAACCACACACCCAGATGGAGCCTGTGGACCTGTCAGTCAGCAAGcgttcctcttcctcctcctccgcttcctcctcccctccctgctcctccgcctcctccccGGCCTCCTCCTCACGCAGCTCCCCGCTTTCCCCCTACTGCTCTGCGAGTCGTGCGTCCCCCCACTGCTCCCCCCAACACTCCCAGCTGCGCTCCTCGCCATCCCACAGTCTCCCTAATCCCTCACTTCCATATCCCACCATGGTggctcctctgattggctctggATCCGGGGTCATCCAGAGGTCCGGGGTCATGGTGTCTCCAGTGATGGTGCCTCTGTCCGTCCTATACTCCTCACCCCTCCACCTGCACCAATCCATCATGGTGAGCCCACAGGTCGCCAGCGAGGAGGAGCATCACCGAAGCAGAGAGCACAAGTCAG TTCACTGTGCGAAGCCCCTGGAGCTGCGAGGCGACACCCACGACCTGCACAAGCCAATCAAAACAGAGCCTCGCCCTGAGCTAGCTCATGACCTCCACAGCAGCCATGAGATGAAATCATCAGTCATAAGGATACCACACGAATACGG GGGTAACAATCCGTCGGTAATAGTTCACTCAGGCTCACAGCATCCTCTCCCCCCGGACTCCCCCGACACGCTGAAGAAGCGGCGGATTCATCGCTGTGACTTCTCCGGCTGCAACAAAGTGTACACCAAGAGCTCCCACCTCAAAGCCCACCGCAGGACACACACCG GTGAGAAACCGTATAAGTGCATGTGGGAAGGATGCACGTGGAAGTTTGCACGTTCAGACGAGTTGACGAGACACTTCCGCAAGCACACAGGAGTCAAACCGTTCCAGTGCCCCGACTGTGAACGCAGCTTCTCCCGGTCAGACCACCTCGCGCTGCACAAGAAACGTCACCTCCTGGTGTGA